One Paenibacillus sp. FSL H7-0737 DNA segment encodes these proteins:
- a CDS encoding cyclic-phosphate processing receiver domain-containing protein, with protein MIHIYMDDLRKVPKGFALARSTEECLLMLRECEVDILSLDYDMGPGDYSGGEVARRIVLEGLFPREIYLHTSSLWGRKEMYEILYTAKPEGMLLVNGPLSSDKLRDIAEETDLK; from the coding sequence GTGATTCATATCTATATGGATGATCTTCGAAAGGTACCTAAAGGGTTCGCTCTGGCTCGTTCGACGGAAGAATGTCTTCTAATGCTGCGTGAGTGCGAGGTGGATATTTTATCACTGGATTACGATATGGGACCGGGTGATTATTCGGGTGGAGAAGTTGCCAGACGGATCGTACTGGAAGGACTGTTCCCCCGAGAAATCTATTTGCACACTTCCAGTCTGTGGGGGCGAAAAGAAATGTATGAGATCTTATATACTGCTAAACCTGAGGGGATGCTTTTGGTAAATGGTCCCCTGAGTTCTGATAAGCTTCGCGATATCGCCGAGGAGACGGACTTGAAATGA
- a CDS encoding thioredoxin family protein, whose product MKVMNEVELLEALKSSGEPLVVFLHTPLCGTCKAAERMLEVAAHLLPAELQMVAGNVNMLPNLVQQYRITSVPALLVASAERENDPKVYYSMVSVERVLEYIRSVIS is encoded by the coding sequence ATGAAGGTAATGAATGAAGTGGAATTACTGGAGGCGCTCAAGAGTTCAGGAGAACCGCTTGTAGTATTCTTACACACTCCACTGTGCGGTACTTGTAAGGCTGCTGAACGGATGTTAGAGGTGGCGGCTCATCTATTGCCTGCTGAACTTCAAATGGTTGCAGGCAATGTGAACATGCTGCCGAATTTGGTACAACAATATCGTATTACGAGCGTTCCTGCACTACTTGTAGCTTCTGCAGAACGGGAAAATGATCCGAAAGTTTATTATTCCATGGTTTCAGTTGAGCGAGTGCTGGAATACATAAGGAGTGTTATATCATAA
- a CDS encoding SAM-dependent methyltransferase — MNDLRQDTEEQNIAPEEEVYSRYICTANHGFAPYAQEELRRLFGAVKSTLLLPGEIFLATLQSEPEEVTRLLTQNLPIFLRHIQPVQFQDEGTMEALQRLAVYLSRHTELVGEKVSLNVRKGDPSFWQDSPGELREWLQEQLQNLGAEFTVQDPAWVISVYADGNALYAGVSRPEANLSSWNGGAIRFRKEDGQISRAKFKLMEAEKEFDIPFYSFRNALDIGASPGGWTSFLLERGMKVTAVDPALMHESLRNYPGLKILRKNAGEVKFRDNEFDLLVCDMSWSPKLMAKLVTGLLHSLSPGGTAIVTVKLMHKKPLAMIKEIIAMFEGERMQIQRAKQLFHNRDEITLYMIKY, encoded by the coding sequence TTGAACGATTTAAGACAAGATACCGAAGAGCAGAACATTGCTCCGGAAGAAGAAGTGTATTCCCGATATATTTGTACAGCTAATCACGGATTTGCGCCTTATGCGCAAGAAGAGCTTCGCCGTTTATTCGGTGCTGTGAAGAGTACCTTGTTACTACCAGGAGAAATCTTTCTGGCTACATTGCAATCTGAACCAGAGGAAGTAACGCGCCTACTCACACAGAATCTTCCCATTTTCCTGCGTCATATACAACCTGTTCAGTTTCAGGATGAAGGAACCATGGAAGCTCTACAGCGTTTGGCGGTGTATTTAAGTCGCCACACTGAGCTTGTGGGTGAAAAGGTATCCCTAAATGTTCGTAAAGGTGATCCTTCCTTCTGGCAGGACAGTCCAGGAGAACTTCGTGAATGGCTCCAAGAGCAATTGCAGAACTTAGGCGCAGAATTTACTGTGCAAGATCCAGCCTGGGTTATTTCAGTCTACGCAGACGGGAATGCCTTATATGCAGGTGTGTCCAGACCAGAAGCGAATTTATCTAGCTGGAATGGTGGTGCCATCCGTTTCCGTAAGGAGGATGGACAAATCTCGCGTGCCAAGTTCAAACTAATGGAAGCCGAGAAGGAGTTTGATATTCCTTTTTACAGCTTCCGTAATGCGTTAGATATTGGTGCTTCTCCAGGTGGGTGGACTTCTTTCTTACTGGAACGTGGAATGAAGGTTACTGCGGTTGACCCTGCGTTAATGCATGAGTCCCTTCGTAATTATCCGGGCTTGAAAATCCTTCGTAAAAACGCAGGAGAAGTAAAATTCCGGGACAATGAATTTGATCTGCTCGTGTGCGATATGAGCTGGAGTCCTAAGCTGATGGCGAAGCTAGTAACCGGGTTACTCCACAGTCTGTCACCGGGTGGGACGGCCATTGTGACCGTAAAACTGATGCATAAGAAACCACTTGCGATGATCAAAGAAATTATTGCGATGTTTGAAGGGGAGCGCATGCAGATTCAGCGTGCAAAGCAGCTATTCCATAATCGTGATGAAATTACACTTTATATGATTAAATACTAA
- a CDS encoding ABC transporter ATP-binding protein: protein MISLQHLSLRREESLILDDVSLEVKEGENWVILGRNGSGKTTILEMMTGYLFPSKGTVEVLGYKYGQCDIREVRKEIGYIGPSLMEKMSLNDPVWEVVATGAYAYLRFYETIPTEVKEKAISMLEDMNLGNMAFHPFGTLSQGERKKAMLARCLMADPKLLIMDEPCAGLDLYEREKMLAEIDKLRQRNVSVVYVTHHVEEIVPLFTHVALIREGKLAGSGPKEEVLTKEMILATYDIPVDVEWDSGRPWIKIRPGGKTI, encoded by the coding sequence ATCATTTCATTACAACATTTATCTCTCCGCAGGGAAGAAAGCTTAATCTTGGACGATGTGTCGCTAGAAGTTAAAGAAGGTGAGAACTGGGTCATTTTGGGACGGAATGGCTCCGGTAAAACCACAATTTTAGAGATGATGACTGGTTATTTGTTTCCTAGCAAAGGGACTGTAGAAGTGCTGGGTTATAAATATGGACAATGTGATATACGTGAGGTTCGTAAAGAAATTGGCTATATCGGGCCTTCCTTGATGGAAAAAATGTCATTAAATGATCCGGTGTGGGAGGTCGTAGCAACAGGTGCTTACGCTTATTTGCGTTTCTACGAGACGATCCCCACCGAAGTAAAAGAGAAAGCAATCAGCATGCTGGAAGATATGAATCTAGGCAATATGGCATTTCATCCTTTTGGGACCTTGTCACAGGGGGAACGTAAAAAAGCTATGCTGGCAAGATGTCTTATGGCTGACCCTAAGCTATTAATTATGGACGAGCCATGTGCCGGCCTTGATCTATATGAAAGGGAAAAAATGCTGGCTGAAATAGACAAGCTGAGACAGCGTAATGTTTCTGTAGTATACGTAACTCACCATGTGGAAGAAATTGTCCCGCTTTTCACGCATGTTGCTTTAATCCGTGAGGGTAAGCTAGCTGGATCTGGACCGAAAGAAGAAGTATTAACGAAAGAAATGATCTTGGCCACTTATGATATTCCTGTTGATGTTGAATGGGATAGCGGTCGTCCCTGGATTAAAATTAGACCTGGAGGCAAAACGATTTGA